Proteins co-encoded in one Melospiza melodia melodia isolate bMelMel2 chromosome 8, bMelMel2.pri, whole genome shotgun sequence genomic window:
- the MREG gene encoding melanoregulin — protein sequence MGLRAWLRSLGCCGCCCGGEAAAPEKEPLISNNNPYASFGATLARDEEQNLWSTPHDVTHTEADDDRVLYNMIVVRNQLDKDSEEWQKLNYDIYTLRQTRKEVRSRWKHILEDLGFQKEADSLLSVTKLSIISDSQNMSKARDILLKLSEETNIFPTSWELSERYLFVVDRLIALDAADEFFKMASAVYPKRPGGDRLDEAPRALQSVPTVP from the exons ATGGGGCTGCGGGCCTGGCTGCGCTCGCTcggctgctgcggctgctgctgcggcggggaggcggcggcgcccGAGAAGGAGCCCCTGATCAG TAACAACAACCCCTACGCGTCGTTCGGGGCCACGCTGGCGCGGGATGAGGAGCAGAACCTGTGGAGCACCCCACACGACGTGACCCACACCGAGGCCGACGACGACCGCGTGCTCTACAACATGATCGTGGTCAGGAACCAGCTGGACAAGGACTCGgag GAGTGGCAGAAGCTCAACTATGACATTTACACTTTACGGCAGACCCGGAAAGAAGTGAGGAGCAGGTGGAAACACATTCTGGAGGATTTAG GTTTCCAGAAGGAAGCAGATTCCCTCTTGTCAGTGACCAAACTCAGCATCATCAGCGACTCTCAGAACATGAGCAAAGCCCGGGACATCTTGTTAAAGCTCTCAGAGGAGACCAACATCTTCCCCACCAGCTGGGAGCTGTCTGAGCGCTACCTCTTCGTGGTG GACCGCCTCATCGCCCTGGACGCCGCGGATGAGTTCTTCAAGATGGCCAGCGCGGTGTACCCCAAGCGGCCCGGCGGGGACCGGCTGGACGAGGCACCCCGCGCCCTGCAGAGCGTCCCCACGGTGCCCTGA